The Thermoanaerobacterium thermosaccharolyticum DSM 571 region CAATTGCTCCATTTTCCATGCAAAGATTTCCTATTACTTCATACTGTTCTTCCAGCTCTGCTTTGCTGTTCCCGTCAAGCTCAATGAGAAGCATAGCACCTGCTTCTTCAAATGGTATCTTTTCATTAAGGTATTTACAAGAAGTCTTAAATGAAAGGTCGTCCATGAATTCGATTGATGTCGGTATAATCCTTCCAAATGTCATTATTTTAGGTACTATCTTAATTGCCGTATCTATATCTTTAAAAAGAACCAATAAATCTACCTTTGACTGCGGAAGGGGCATTAATTTTATATATATCTTCGTAAATATTCCAAGTGTTCCTTCAGAACCTACCATAAGATGTATAAGGTCATATCCTGTAACATCCTTCATACGTTTTCCACCAAGGTGTAAAATCTCCCCTGTCGGCGTCACAACTTCAAGTCCATAAATATACCTTCCTGTAACGCCGTATTTAACAGCTCTTCCGCCGCCTGCATTTTCTGCAACATTGCCGCCTACATAGCATGTCTCAACACTCATCGGATATCCAGCGTAAAAAAGTCCATCATCTTTAATTACATTATTTATTTCATTAGTAACAACACCGGGTTCTACAACCGCCATTAAATTATCTTTGTCTATCTCAAGAATCTTGTTCATCTTTTCGACTGATAGAACAATGCCGCCTTCAACAGGTACTGCACCACCTGATAGACCACTGCCAGCACCTCTCGGCGTAACTGGAATCTTGTATTTATTCGCAAGTTTCATTATCTTTGAAATTTCTTCTGCCGACGATGGTTTTACGACAACATCCGGCATATGTGCATAGGATTTCTCCGCTACTTCGTCGTGTGAGTATGCCTCCATAGCATCGAAGTTATTGTAAATAACATTTTTATTGCCTACTATCTCAATCAGTTCATCTACGATTTCAGGTGTCACTTTATTATACATTTGCTGAAGCCTCCTTTGCCTTGTATTCCTTTATTCTCTCTATCAAAAGCGGTAATACTTCATTCAAGTCTCCAACTATTCCAAGGTTTGCAAGGTGGAATATCTGTGCATCGGGATCTTTATTTATTGCTATAATATTTTCTGATGTCTGCATGCCTGCAATATGCTGGACTGCTCCAGAAATGCCTGCTGCAATATACAAGGCTGGTGAAACCGTTTTGCCGCTTAAGCCAATCTGATGCGGATATGTCTTCCAACCTCTATCAACAACATCACGTGATGCACCAACAGCACCTCCAAGAAGTTCCGCAAGCTCATCAATTATTGCAAAATTTTCCTCCTTGCCTACACCTTTGCCGCCTGCAACAATTACCTTGGCATCCTGTACTGTTACTTGCTGTGATTCATCTTTAATAAATCTCAAGTATTTCGATTTTGTTTTAAATAGGCTTTCATCGTATTTTTTATAAATAACCTCGCCGTTGCGATTTTTGTCGGGTATTGCCGGCTTCATTGAGTGGGGTCTTACAGTTGCCATTTGCGGCCTCGTATTAGGTGTCTTTATTGTTGCTAAGATATTACCACCAATAGCCGGCCTTGTCTGAAGCAAATTTCCTGTTCCTTCCTCAATATCTAAAACCGTACAATCAGCTGTAAGACCTGTCTTCTTCCTTACTGCAACATATGGCATCAAGGTTCTTCCTGTTGTTGTCGCTGCTGCTATAAAAATGTCCGGCTTATATTCGTCAAGTAGTGCTATCAAAACATTTGCATATGATTCAACAAGAAAATTTTCAAGGTTTTTGTCATCTACCACGTAAACTTTATCTGCACCTCTTGCAATAAGTTCATCAATATCCTCTTTTTTGATGTCATAACCCAAAATAACTGATGCTAATGCCGTATCTAATTTCTGTGAAAGATTTTTGCCTCTATTTAAAAGCTCATATGATACACTGCTAAGTTCCCCGTGCCTAAATTCTGCTAATGTCCAAACTTCACCCATTTATTATTCACCCTTTCATCAAGTTTTCTAAATAAACTCTTTCTTAATAAGGTAGTCCATGATTTTGTCCACTGCTTCGTTTAACGTTTTCTCATCTTTTACAACTATTTTTTCGCCTTCCCTTGTAACCTTAGGTGTAAATATTTTTACAACCCTTGTAGGTGACCCTTTAAGGCCGAGGTTTTCTTCATCTGCATTAATATTTTGTGGCCCCCATACTGGTATCTGCATTTTCTTTGCCTTAAGTTTTCCTCTTAATGTAGGAAGTCTTGGATCGCTTATCTCTTTTACAACTGTAAGTGCTGCTGGAAGTTCTAATTCTATCTCTTCATAGCCACCTTCTACAAGACGTCTAACTTTGATTTTCCCATCATTTAGTGATAATATTTCACTTGTAAATGTTGATAATGGAAGGTCTAAGAAAGATGCAATTCCGGGACCTACCTGTGCAGTATCTCCATCTGTTGCCCTTTCACCGCAAATCACAAGGTCAAAATCGCCTATCTGCTTAATGCCGTTTGCAATAACATATGATGTTGCCCAAGTATCTGATCCTGCGAATTTTCTGTCTGATAGAAGTATACCATCGTCGCATCCCATTGCAATTGCTTCTTTAATTGCCTCAAGTGCTTTATCTGGCCCCATTGATATAACGATTACTTGCCCTCCAAACTTTTCTTTTAACCTTATAGCTGTCTCTATAGCGTACAAGTCAAGCGGATTTATAATGCTCTCAACGCCTTCTCTTACCATTGTCCCTGTCTCGGGATTCATTTTTACATTGCTTGTTTCAGGCACCTGTTTAATTGGTACAACTATTTTCATGTTTACACTCCTCTCCACATTTTAAATCATGCTCAACTGGTCTGACCAGTTTCTTTATTTATATTTTACATCAAGTACTATATTTTTGCAAGTCTTTATTTTATTAATATTGTTAAATTTCTGTTAAAGCATATTACCTACTGCAAATATCAAAACACCTAGCAAAATGGCATATCCCAAACAATACAGCAATGTCGAATTGAGAATACGCCCTTCTTTACCCACTAAACCTGTTGCAGATGCAGCAACAGCTATGCTCTGAGGTGATATCATCTTCCCTGCCGATGCACCAACAGTATTTGCAGCGGCAATCCATGCAGCATTAGCATGTATCTGCAATGCCGTTTGCTTTTGCAATGCGCCAAAAAGGATATTTGAAGATGTATCACTGCCTGTTATAAATGTCCCAAGTGCACCAATCAACGGTGATATGAATGGATATACTTTTCCTGTCGTGTCAGCTAAGGCTACTGCGATAACAGATATCATCCCACTATAGCCCATGACTTTTGCCATCGCAACAATTGATGAAACGACGACTATTGTAGGTAATAACTGTTTTATCGTTTTTCCAAATATCTTTAAAAGTCCCTTTATGCTGCTTCCTTGGACAAATCCGCCGATTATTGCGGATATAAACATAATAGTACCAGGTGTCGTTATCCACTGAAATGATGATGGTTTTCCATTTGGTCCAAAATATATTTGTACTTTTGTTGCTACATCTCCTAAGAATTTAAGATCGGGTATAAGATTTACTGCCATTATAAGGACAAACAAAACAATATATGGTGTCCAGGCGATAAGCTGCTTCTTACCGCTTATTCTTTTATCATGTTCATTTACTGCATTTGTCGAGGCTATTTCGCCACTTGCTTTTTCATCAGGGAAAAGCCAGATTTTTTTCACTGGTTTTATCTTAACATAGATGATAATAGACAAAAGTGATGCCAATGAACCAACAATTGCTGCAACTTCCGGTCCTACGAATACTGCAACGGCTGTTTGAAATAGTGCAAATGATATTCCACTGACTATGCAGGCACCTAAAACCTCTTTCAAATATTTAAAGGATTTCGTCATTATTATAACAAGAACTATGGGTAAAATAATTATAAACGGTATGAGCTGATATGCCGTATACGTTGTAAGCAGGCTCTCTTCAATACCTGTTACCTGTGAAAGCGTTATTATAGGTATTCCAATACCGCCAAAGGCAACGGGTACAGTATTTGCAATAAGACATATGACCGCAGCAAATAACGGATCAAAACCAATACCTGCCAATAAACTTGCTGGTATTGCAACAGCTGTACCAAAACCTGCTGCAGCCTCTAAAAAACCACCAAAGGAAAATGCGAGAATTAATGCCTGTATCCTTCTATCAGGAGATATTTTAGCCAATGTTTCATTGATGATATTCATACACCCTGTCTCAACTGTTACATTGTAAGTGTATATTGCTGCAATAATTACCCACACAATCGGCCATAAGCCCGTTGCAACACCTTCTAAAACCGATTGTGAAGCAAATTTTACAGGCATACCCCATGTAGTTATACTCAGCAAAATCGCCAATGCCAATGATATTAGTGCCGCAATATACGCCTTCATTTTAAACCAACCGAGGCTTATTAAAAGCCACAAAAGCGGTATAAATGCAACAATTGCTGAAAGCAGAACATTTGAAAACGGTCCTTGAATTCCTCCAGACATAACATCCCTCCATTCAATTGTTTGAGAAAAGATTATGGTATGTCATCGTTTACTTAAAGCATATCCTCACATTTCTTTTTCTATCAACCTCCCTTATCATCTGATTGTATGATGGCCTTACCAATATAGTTATTTAATAAAGAAAGCTTTCGCTTTCTAAAATTTTATTCAGTACTCAATAATTAATTATTAACAATCATTTCTCAAGTTTTAGCTTTCTAAGTTCTTCCTGCACAAAATTTATGTGCTCTATAACATATTCTCTTGCATCATCTGCTTTGCCATTTTCTATACTTTCTAATATATTTTTATGCTGTTGATAAAGAAGTTCTAAATTTTTAGGATTACTCATAAGTCTCTTTCGTGAATTTACTATATAATTATCTACTCCAATTGATAATGCTTCGACTATATCATAAAGTAGTTTGTTCTTGGTAGCCCTACATAATGCCCTATGAAAATTTTCATCTGCATATGTATTTTGATCTTCATCAAAATCTTTTCCCATCATTTCAAAATACTTTTTCATTTCTGATATTGATTCTTCATCATGCTTTTGTGCTGCAATATATGCGCTTTCGCTTTCAAGTATTTTTCTTAGCTCGATAAATTCTGTCTCATCATTTTCAAGCGCTAAAGCTAACGACATAGTCTCAATAATAGCATTTGATACATTATTTACAATATATGTACCTCCACCTGGTTTTGTTTCCAAAATTCCTAGTATTTCAAGTGCCGATAGTGCCTCTCTTATTGATGCTCTACTAACATTTAATATATCTGATAAATCTCTTTCGGATGGTAATTTGCTCCCTTTTGATAGATTGCCATTGTATATATTGACTTTTATCTGTTCTATAATATTTTCAAAAACTCTTTCCGATTTAACTGGCTTGAAATCCATTTTTATTCTCCTTTACTTTTATAATATCATGTGAATATGACTTTTACAA contains the following coding sequences:
- a CDS encoding FAD-binding oxidoreductase; the protein is MYNKVTPEIVDELIEIVGNKNVIYNNFDAMEAYSHDEVAEKSYAHMPDVVVKPSSAEEISKIMKLANKYKIPVTPRGAGSGLSGGAVPVEGGIVLSVEKMNKILEIDKDNLMAVVEPGVVTNEINNVIKDDGLFYAGYPMSVETCYVGGNVAENAGGGRAVKYGVTGRYIYGLEVVTPTGEILHLGGKRMKDVTGYDLIHLMVGSEGTLGIFTKIYIKLMPLPQSKVDLLVLFKDIDTAIKIVPKIMTFGRIIPTSIEFMDDLSFKTSCKYLNEKIPFEEAGAMLLIELDGNSKAELEEQYEVIGNLCMENGAIEVYIADNATTSERIWKIRRNIAEAWKQYSPDQSLEDVVVPISEIPKFMEKVRKISEKYDVPIPCYGHAGDGNIHATPVKNPKFTMEEWLDILHHKLLPELYKEVINLGGTISGEHGIGHKRREFMSMALEPAQIEVMRAIKRALDPNYILNPGKVI
- a CDS encoding electron transfer flavoprotein subunit alpha/FixB family protein, translated to MGEVWTLAEFRHGELSSVSYELLNRGKNLSQKLDTALASVILGYDIKKEDIDELIARGADKVYVVDDKNLENFLVESYANVLIALLDEYKPDIFIAAATTTGRTLMPYVAVRKKTGLTADCTVLDIEEGTGNLLQTRPAIGGNILATIKTPNTRPQMATVRPHSMKPAIPDKNRNGEVIYKKYDESLFKTKSKYLRFIKDESQQVTVQDAKVIVAGGKGVGKEENFAIIDELAELLGGAVGASRDVVDRGWKTYPHQIGLSGKTVSPALYIAAGISGAVQHIAGMQTSENIIAINKDPDAQIFHLANLGIVGDLNEVLPLLIERIKEYKAKEASANV
- a CDS encoding electron transfer flavoprotein subunit beta/FixA family protein: MKIVVPIKQVPETSNVKMNPETGTMVREGVESIINPLDLYAIETAIRLKEKFGGQVIVISMGPDKALEAIKEAIAMGCDDGILLSDRKFAGSDTWATSYVIANGIKQIGDFDLVICGERATDGDTAQVGPGIASFLDLPLSTFTSEILSLNDGKIKVRRLVEGGYEEIELELPAALTVVKEISDPRLPTLRGKLKAKKMQIPVWGPQNINADEENLGLKGSPTRVVKIFTPKVTREGEKIVVKDEKTLNEAVDKIMDYLIKKEFI
- a CDS encoding L-lactate permease, whose amino-acid sequence is MSGGIQGPFSNVLLSAIVAFIPLLWLLISLGWFKMKAYIAALISLALAILLSITTWGMPVKFASQSVLEGVATGLWPIVWVIIAAIYTYNVTVETGCMNIINETLAKISPDRRIQALILAFSFGGFLEAAAGFGTAVAIPASLLAGIGFDPLFAAVICLIANTVPVAFGGIGIPIITLSQVTGIEESLLTTYTAYQLIPFIIILPIVLVIIMTKSFKYLKEVLGACIVSGISFALFQTAVAVFVGPEVAAIVGSLASLLSIIIYVKIKPVKKIWLFPDEKASGEIASTNAVNEHDKRISGKKQLIAWTPYIVLFVLIMAVNLIPDLKFLGDVATKVQIYFGPNGKPSSFQWITTPGTIMFISAIIGGFVQGSSIKGLLKIFGKTIKQLLPTIVVVSSIVAMAKVMGYSGMISVIAVALADTTGKVYPFISPLIGALGTFITGSDTSSNILFGALQKQTALQIHANAAWIAAANTVGASAGKMISPQSIAVAASATGLVGKEGRILNSTLLYCLGYAILLGVLIFAVGNML
- a CDS encoding FadR/GntR family transcriptional regulator, which codes for MDFKPVKSERVFENIIEQIKVNIYNGNLSKGSKLPSERDLSDILNVSRASIREALSALEILGILETKPGGGTYIVNNVSNAIIETMSLALALENDETEFIELRKILESESAYIAAQKHDEESISEMKKYFEMMGKDFDEDQNTYADENFHRALCRATKNKLLYDIVEALSIGVDNYIVNSRKRLMSNPKNLELLYQQHKNILESIENGKADDAREYVIEHINFVQEELRKLKLEK